A single genomic interval of Polyangium spumosum harbors:
- the aroB gene encoding 3-dehydroquinate synthase, giving the protein MPPLPLLLSGLMGSGKSTLGPLVASRAGVPFLDLDAVITQTTGHSVPSLFAERGEQAFRALEADTLRRLLDSPEPRVISLGGGTLLDPELRAFALAHAHVVTLTARPDTLAARTSAPGRPLLDEAPDRLQRLRALLATRAPAYAEAHAHVRTDDRPPAELADAVLRAWLDPTLLVPLGARSYPVRLTHDAPHTLAEVARHLAPSAVFVVTDENVAPLALDPVLEALRHAGLRVPATVVLAPGEPHKQLPAVERILAALVESGADREALVVALGGGVVSDVAGFAASLLLRGVRWVAMPTTLLSMVDAAVGGKTGVDLGLAKNAVGTFHQPSAVLIDPARVQSESARAYISGLAEVVKAAAIADTSLFDLLVRERERVLARDLDLVREMVLGAVRVKTAIVTRDERESGDRVLLNFGHTLGHGLEAAGAYTRLTHGEAVSLGMIAILRVGRALGVTEPEAAARIERLLADLGLPTDLSREPLDEALRLAALDKKRTASGIRTVLLEGLGRPRIELLSLDALGRLLRAGLQAGAV; this is encoded by the coding sequence ATGCCTCCGCTCCCTCTCCTCCTCAGTGGCCTCATGGGCTCAGGCAAATCCACCCTTGGCCCCCTCGTCGCATCCCGCGCCGGAGTCCCCTTCCTCGACCTCGACGCTGTCATCACCCAGACCACCGGCCACTCCGTGCCCAGCCTCTTCGCCGAACGCGGCGAACAAGCCTTCCGCGCCCTCGAAGCCGACACCCTGCGCCGCCTCCTCGATTCCCCCGAGCCTCGCGTCATCTCCCTCGGCGGCGGCACCCTCCTCGACCCCGAGCTCCGCGCCTTCGCCCTCGCCCACGCCCACGTCGTCACCCTCACCGCTCGCCCCGACACCCTCGCCGCCCGCACCTCCGCGCCCGGCCGGCCCCTCCTCGACGAAGCCCCCGATCGCCTCCAGCGCCTCCGCGCCCTCCTCGCCACCCGCGCCCCTGCCTACGCCGAGGCCCATGCCCACGTCCGCACCGACGATCGACCTCCTGCCGAGCTCGCCGATGCCGTCCTTCGCGCCTGGCTCGACCCCACCCTGCTCGTCCCTCTCGGCGCGCGCTCCTATCCCGTTCGCCTCACCCACGACGCCCCGCACACCCTCGCCGAGGTCGCTCGCCACCTCGCCCCCTCGGCCGTCTTTGTCGTCACCGACGAGAACGTCGCGCCCCTCGCCCTCGACCCGGTCCTCGAGGCCCTCCGCCACGCCGGCCTGCGTGTTCCTGCCACCGTCGTCCTTGCGCCCGGCGAGCCACACAAGCAGCTCCCGGCGGTCGAGCGAATCCTCGCGGCCCTCGTCGAGTCCGGCGCCGACCGCGAGGCCCTCGTGGTGGCGCTGGGGGGCGGCGTCGTCTCCGATGTGGCCGGGTTCGCCGCGTCCCTCCTCCTGCGGGGCGTCCGGTGGGTCGCCATGCCGACGACCTTGCTCTCGATGGTCGACGCGGCCGTCGGCGGGAAGACCGGCGTCGACCTCGGGCTCGCCAAGAATGCCGTCGGCACCTTCCATCAACCCTCGGCCGTGCTCATCGACCCTGCGCGGGTGCAGAGCGAATCGGCGCGCGCCTACATCTCCGGCCTCGCCGAGGTCGTGAAGGCTGCCGCCATCGCGGACACCTCCCTCTTCGACCTGCTCGTCCGTGAGCGTGAGCGTGTCCTCGCCCGCGACCTCGACCTCGTTCGGGAGATGGTCCTCGGCGCAGTCCGGGTGAAGACGGCGATCGTCACCCGGGACGAGCGCGAGTCCGGCGATCGGGTCCTGCTCAACTTCGGCCACACCCTCGGCCATGGGCTCGAGGCTGCGGGGGCGTATACCCGCCTCACGCATGGCGAGGCCGTCTCCCTCGGCATGATCGCCATCTTGCGGGTCGGGCGTGCCCTCGGCGTCACCGAGCCCGAGGCGGCCGCGCGGATCGAGCGCCTGCTCGCCGACCTCGGGCTGCCGACGGACCTCTCGCGTGAGCCGCTCGACGAGGCGCTCCGGCTTGCTGCGCTCGACAAGAAACGCACGGCTTCGGGCATCCGGACCGTGTTGCTCGAGGGGCTGGGTCGACCTCGGATCGAGCTGCTCTCGCTCGACGCGCTCGGGCGATTGTTACGAGCGGGCTTGCAGGCGGGCGCCGTCTGA
- the dnaN gene encoding DNA polymerase III subunit beta — protein MDLVIAKKDLERLVGRCQGVADKKSAMPVLANVLLNADGNTLRVAATDLYLSVSGQTAAEVVSAGSVAVPAKDLLDRVKAMPDGPIQVTAREGAQTVIKAVGSPRRYTLHGMPGSEFPQLPKPAPDAPSLELPVTLLSRLMERTHFSISTDETRAHVNSALFEWAGHRVRMVTTDGHRLSKMEATLEGTSATATMLIPKKAIEELRRLTTGVDKDAPTVHITQSGPNAFFGIGGMTFSVKLVDAQFPPYQQVIPNMSDRSIRAPRAQLADALRAIKLAASDRTGGVKLTVTQRALRITSESPESGNGFDEVPIDYDGPEVTIGFNAQYFLDVLAAIGDDEVVLGVSGELDPAVIRPATESAAESYVSVIMPMRI, from the coding sequence ATGGACCTCGTCATCGCGAAGAAAGACCTCGAACGCCTCGTCGGCCGTTGTCAGGGCGTCGCCGACAAGAAGAGCGCCATGCCGGTGCTCGCGAACGTGCTGCTGAACGCCGACGGCAACACGCTGCGCGTCGCCGCGACCGACCTCTACCTCTCGGTCAGCGGTCAGACGGCGGCGGAAGTCGTGAGCGCAGGCTCCGTGGCCGTACCCGCGAAGGACCTGCTCGACCGCGTGAAGGCCATGCCCGACGGGCCCATCCAGGTGACCGCGCGGGAAGGCGCGCAGACGGTCATCAAGGCCGTGGGTTCGCCGCGCCGCTACACGCTGCACGGCATGCCCGGCAGCGAGTTCCCCCAGCTCCCGAAGCCCGCGCCCGACGCGCCCTCCCTCGAGCTGCCCGTGACCTTGCTGTCGCGGTTGATGGAGCGCACGCACTTCAGCATCTCGACCGACGAGACACGCGCGCACGTGAACAGCGCGCTCTTCGAGTGGGCCGGCCATCGCGTCCGCATGGTCACGACCGACGGGCACAGGCTCTCGAAGATGGAGGCCACGCTCGAGGGCACGAGCGCGACGGCGACGATGCTCATCCCGAAGAAGGCCATCGAGGAGCTGCGCCGCCTGACCACCGGCGTCGACAAGGACGCGCCCACGGTCCACATCACGCAGAGCGGTCCGAACGCGTTCTTCGGCATCGGCGGCATGACCTTCTCGGTCAAGCTCGTCGACGCGCAGTTCCCGCCCTACCAGCAGGTCATCCCGAACATGAGCGACCGGAGCATCCGCGCGCCGCGGGCCCAGCTCGCCGACGCGCTGCGCGCCATCAAGCTCGCGGCGAGCGACCGCACGGGCGGCGTGAAGCTCACGGTCACGCAGCGCGCGCTGCGCATCACGAGCGAGAGCCCCGAGAGCGGCAACGGCTTCGACGAGGTGCCGATCGACTACGACGGGCCCGAGGTGACGATCGGCTTCAACGCGCAGTACTTCCTCGACGTGCTCGCGGCGATCGGCGACGACGAGGTGGTGCTCGGCGTGTCGGGCGAGCTCGACCCGGCGGTCATCCGTCCCGCGACGGAGTCGGCGGCGGAGAGCTACGTCTCGGTCATCATGCCGATGCGGATCTGA
- a CDS encoding aminotransferase class I/II-fold pyridoxal phosphate-dependent enzyme yields the protein MTELGALRHLAAEIEALEQAGLLRKPNAPPPAGCLVLCSNDYLGYGTDPWPASSETTSGAGASRLVSGHHAEHALAEQTIAEWLGFEAALLFSSGYAANVGAIAALARPGDVIVSDALNHASIIDGCRLSGATVVVVPHRDADAAEAALERARGARRRWLVTESYFSMDGDSPDLVRLRAACDRWDAALFVDEAHAVGTLGPRGRGVSARVGVRPDVLVGALGKALGLQGAFVAGPMVLRTWLWNRARSFVFSTGISPTLAAAVRHRVIRVAADDEGRARLERVTERLRAGLASIVGDALLPSHGPILPCLVGAPEDALRVSARLRERGVLVQAIRPPTVPPGTSRLRVTAHARLTDAELTRILYAFMETVMETWNP from the coding sequence ATGACCGAGCTCGGCGCCCTCCGCCACCTCGCGGCGGAGATCGAGGCGCTCGAACAGGCTGGGCTCCTGCGCAAGCCGAACGCGCCGCCGCCTGCGGGATGCCTCGTCCTTTGCTCGAACGATTACCTCGGGTACGGCACCGATCCCTGGCCTGCGTCCTCGGAGACCACTTCCGGCGCTGGTGCTTCACGCCTCGTCAGTGGGCATCATGCCGAGCATGCGCTTGCCGAGCAGACGATCGCGGAGTGGCTTGGCTTCGAGGCGGCGCTCCTGTTTTCGTCCGGGTATGCGGCCAACGTGGGTGCCATCGCGGCGCTTGCTCGGCCTGGGGACGTCATCGTCTCCGATGCGCTGAACCACGCCTCCATCATTGATGGGTGTCGCCTCTCCGGCGCCACGGTCGTGGTTGTGCCCCATCGGGACGCCGACGCCGCCGAGGCTGCGCTCGAGCGGGCGCGGGGGGCGCGGCGGCGCTGGCTCGTCACCGAGTCGTACTTCAGCATGGATGGCGATTCGCCCGACCTCGTTCGGCTCAGGGCTGCGTGTGATCGGTGGGATGCGGCCTTGTTCGTCGACGAGGCGCACGCGGTGGGGACCCTCGGGCCGCGGGGTCGTGGGGTCTCGGCGCGGGTGGGGGTTCGGCCGGATGTGCTCGTGGGGGCGCTCGGGAAGGCGCTTGGGCTTCAGGGTGCGTTCGTGGCGGGGCCGATGGTGCTTCGCACCTGGCTCTGGAATCGGGCGCGGAGTTTTGTCTTCTCCACGGGGATCAGCCCGACCCTCGCGGCGGCCGTCCGCCATCGGGTGATCCGGGTGGCTGCCGATGACGAGGGGCGGGCTCGGCTGGAGAGGGTCACCGAGCGCTTGCGGGCGGGGCTCGCCTCCATCGTGGGGGATGCGCTCCTCCCCTCGCACGGACCCATCCTCCCCTGCCTCGTGGGTGCTCCCGAGGATGCTCTCCGCGTCTCTGCTCGCCTTCGCGAACGTGGGGTCCTCGTTCAGGCCATTCGCCCGCCGACCGTTCCCCCGGGCACCTCGCGCCTTCGCGTCACCGCCCACGCGCGCCTCACCGACGCCGAGCTCACCCGGATCCTATATGCCTTCATGGAAACCGTCATGGAGACCTGGAACCCGTGA
- a CDS encoding dethiobiotin synthase has protein sequence MSRIVIVGTGTGVGKTHAGVALVSALGSAGASVAGLKPIESGVPSEPSEAATDAAALAAVSTFHVKHPPPYALPDPVSPHLAARRVGTRIDLERVAAWADACAEAEVLLLETAGALLSPLGPGVFNLDLARVLRPDHLLLVAPDRLGVLHDVAVTLHALRTLAADLPAPVLLLQPPAVADASTGTNAEELVGLGIVSKVWGFPRATPTAPEVRTAARSLLEALGF, from the coding sequence GTGAGCCGCATCGTCATCGTCGGAACCGGCACCGGCGTCGGCAAGACGCATGCGGGTGTCGCCCTCGTCTCGGCGCTTGGTTCGGCCGGCGCCTCCGTCGCGGGCCTCAAGCCCATCGAATCGGGTGTCCCGTCCGAACCCTCGGAGGCGGCGACCGACGCGGCGGCGCTCGCTGCGGTCAGCACGTTTCACGTGAAACATCCCCCGCCCTACGCCCTGCCGGATCCGGTCTCGCCGCACCTCGCCGCGCGTCGCGTGGGGACTCGCATCGACCTGGAGCGCGTGGCCGCGTGGGCCGACGCGTGTGCCGAGGCGGAGGTGCTGCTCCTCGAGACCGCGGGTGCGCTCTTGTCGCCGCTCGGGCCGGGCGTCTTCAACCTGGACCTCGCGCGTGTGCTCCGGCCCGACCACCTCCTGCTCGTGGCGCCGGATCGGCTGGGCGTGCTCCATGATGTCGCGGTCACGCTGCACGCGCTCCGCACCCTGGCCGCGGACCTGCCGGCGCCGGTGCTCCTGCTTCAGCCCCCGGCGGTGGCGGACGCGTCCACCGGGACGAATGCGGAGGAGCTCGTCGGGTTGGGGATCGTTTCGAAGGTGTGGGGGTTCCCCCGGGCCACGCCGACCGCGCCGGAGGTGAGGACGGCGGCGCGGTCTCTGCTCGAGGCGCTCGGCTTCTAG
- a CDS encoding serine/threonine-protein kinase → MGELRCRHCGIRHDERLVICPATGLAIGPGSALPPRQAMHTPRSFIPPAPSIPRPMGIPSPRVPTVTPAQHARPAAPGAAGRPEPAGAQSSRKPERRDFVGQVIGDKYRVKALLGEGGMGAVYEAEHLAIGRIVAVKVLHPKHAQQADSVARLRHEARIAGSIGHPNICEIHDLGRLEDGTPYLVMERLVGETLDQRIKRDGALPERDVADVMHQVLSALTAAHGKGIIHRDLKPENVFLVRKPGTPPVAKLLDFGISKAIDEDTATDLTMPGIVMGTPYYMAPEQARGDRGLDHRVDLWAAGVILYEALSGRRPFVARNYNALLVQILTSKHRSLAEVRPNITRGLERVVDRALAKMREDRYQHAAEFQDGLRRALEPEPPPPSRRAPVQPAKMSFSEDEDDETMVLSFSRKDLGLPIAPPRSSRQGAQSSANAGPPSSLAGPPSTRTAPHGPAAPHPSAPLPAPLPPPLPPPSHPAQQASQASASSAGAPPPTMPAGQLTSMGVGGGRVAWLPPPPAPLPPPSAPPQPPVSIPVTAAPPLPPPPPRPIPPARPVTDDDDEERTLVDPPSFADDRPTLVRPFPAPPVPGKGS, encoded by the coding sequence ATGGGCGAACTCCGCTGCCGCCACTGCGGCATCCGGCACGATGAACGGCTCGTGATCTGCCCGGCGACGGGGCTCGCCATCGGGCCAGGGTCCGCTCTGCCGCCGCGCCAGGCGATGCACACGCCGCGTTCGTTCATCCCGCCCGCGCCGAGCATCCCGCGGCCGATGGGCATCCCCTCGCCACGCGTGCCCACGGTCACGCCCGCCCAGCACGCTCGCCCGGCGGCCCCCGGCGCCGCTGGCCGCCCCGAACCCGCCGGCGCGCAGAGCTCGCGCAAGCCCGAGCGGCGCGACTTCGTGGGGCAGGTCATCGGCGACAAGTACCGCGTGAAGGCGCTGCTCGGCGAGGGCGGCATGGGCGCGGTCTACGAGGCCGAGCACCTGGCGATCGGGCGCATCGTCGCGGTGAAGGTGCTGCACCCGAAGCACGCGCAGCAGGCCGACTCGGTCGCGCGCCTGCGGCACGAGGCGCGTATCGCCGGATCGATCGGCCACCCGAACATCTGCGAGATCCACGACCTCGGCCGCCTCGAAGACGGCACGCCGTACCTCGTGATGGAGCGGCTCGTCGGCGAGACGCTCGACCAGCGCATCAAGCGTGACGGCGCCTTGCCCGAGCGCGACGTCGCGGACGTGATGCACCAGGTGCTCTCCGCGCTCACGGCCGCGCACGGCAAGGGCATCATCCATCGCGACCTCAAGCCGGAGAACGTTTTTCTCGTCCGCAAGCCCGGCACGCCGCCCGTGGCGAAGCTGCTCGACTTCGGCATCTCCAAGGCGATCGACGAGGACACGGCCACCGACCTCACGATGCCCGGCATCGTCATGGGCACGCCGTACTACATGGCGCCCGAGCAGGCGCGCGGCGACCGCGGGCTCGACCACCGCGTCGACCTCTGGGCCGCAGGCGTGATCCTCTACGAGGCGCTCTCGGGCCGCCGCCCGTTCGTCGCGCGAAACTACAACGCGCTGCTCGTGCAGATCCTCACCTCGAAGCACCGCTCGCTCGCCGAGGTGCGTCCGAACATCACGCGTGGGCTCGAGCGCGTCGTCGACAGGGCGCTCGCCAAGATGCGCGAGGACCGCTACCAGCACGCGGCCGAGTTCCAGGATGGACTGCGCCGCGCCCTCGAGCCCGAGCCGCCGCCGCCCTCGCGCCGCGCGCCGGTGCAGCCCGCGAAGATGTCGTTCTCCGAGGACGAGGACGACGAGACGATGGTGCTCTCGTTCTCGCGCAAGGACCTCGGCCTGCCCATCGCGCCGCCGCGCTCGTCACGCCAGGGCGCCCAGAGCTCCGCGAACGCGGGCCCGCCCTCGAGCCTCGCAGGCCCGCCGTCGACCAGGACGGCCCCGCACGGCCCCGCCGCGCCGCACCCGAGCGCGCCCTTGCCCGCGCCGCTGCCGCCGCCCTTGCCGCCGCCGTCGCACCCCGCGCAGCAGGCGTCGCAGGCCTCCGCCTCCTCGGCGGGCGCGCCGCCGCCCACCATGCCCGCGGGACAGCTCACGAGCATGGGCGTGGGCGGCGGTCGTGTCGCGTGGTTGCCCCCTCCGCCCGCGCCGCTGCCGCCTCCCTCGGCGCCGCCGCAGCCGCCGGTGAGCATCCCCGTCACCGCCGCGCCGCCCTTGCCGCCGCCGCCTCCGCGCCCCATCCCGCCGGCGCGCCCCGTGACCGACGACGACGACGAGGAGCGCACGCTCGTCGACCCGCCCTCGTTCGCCGACGACCGGCCGACGCTCGTGCGCCCGTTCCCGGCGCCGCCCGTGCCGGGCAAGGGGTCGTGA
- a CDS encoding DUF167 domain-containing protein, with the protein MSKATNQIPGEWARLEMSERAGAVRFSVHVRPRSSRCSILGVREGALDVALTAPPAEGAANEELRKLLSKVLEVRRADVNILVGVSSRSKLLEINGTSSTTVREQFSKAKR; encoded by the coding sequence ATGTCGAAAGCAACGAACCAGATCCCCGGGGAATGGGCGCGGCTCGAGATGAGCGAGCGCGCCGGCGCCGTGCGCTTCTCCGTGCATGTGCGTCCGAGGTCGTCCCGATGTTCGATCCTCGGGGTGCGCGAAGGCGCGCTCGACGTGGCGCTGACAGCGCCGCCCGCCGAAGGCGCCGCCAACGAGGAGCTGCGCAAGCTCCTTTCGAAGGTGCTCGAGGTGCGCCGCGCCGACGTGAACATCCTCGTGGGCGTGAGCAGCCGAAGCAAGCTGCTGGAGATCAACGGGACGAGCTCGACGACCGTGCGCGAGCAGTTCAGCAAGGCGAAGCGATGA
- the zapA gene encoding cell division protein ZapA, with product MGGRQVQLRIGGQTYRVVTSASDDELHRLTLMVEDKLTQVAGPGRMVNPQALLLAALALAHDLEEERARHNDQLARTRVAFGRMLERVDAALGALEPGAEPPADEDHR from the coding sequence ATGGGTGGCCGTCAGGTCCAGCTCCGCATTGGCGGCCAGACGTATCGTGTCGTCACCTCCGCGTCGGACGACGAGCTCCACCGCCTCACCCTCATGGTTGAGGACAAGCTCACCCAGGTTGCTGGACCTGGCCGCATGGTCAACCCGCAGGCCCTCCTCCTCGCCGCGCTCGCGCTGGCGCACGACCTCGAGGAGGAGCGCGCTCGCCACAACGACCAGCTTGCCCGCACCCGTGTCGCTTTTGGTCGCATGCTCGAGCGGGTCGATGCGGCTCTTGGGGCCCTCGAACCTGGGGCGGAGCCCCCGGCTGACGAGGATCACCGATGA
- a CDS encoding ATP-binding cassette domain-containing protein — MSRAPRLTRIVGTGLIKAYGPTVALRGVNLTIELGELLVIEGANGSGKSTLLGILGTVIKPTAGRVDYQPLGDDLLAVRAEVGWVSHETMAYPDLSGRKNVELAARLVGLDAGEAWTRAASRFELGAFAERPVRTYSRGQRQRIALARALTHEPSLVLLDEPTTGLDKAGVSRLLAVVDEEVARGAAVVVVSHEPELFRERAGARLVLDRGRVVSSVTSAARA; from the coding sequence ATGAGCCGAGCACCTCGCCTCACGCGTATCGTCGGCACGGGCCTCATCAAGGCCTACGGCCCCACCGTGGCCCTGCGCGGCGTGAACCTCACCATCGAGCTCGGCGAGCTGCTCGTCATCGAAGGCGCGAACGGCTCGGGCAAGTCGACGCTGCTCGGCATCCTCGGCACCGTCATCAAACCGACCGCGGGGCGGGTCGACTACCAGCCGCTCGGCGACGATCTGCTCGCGGTGCGGGCCGAGGTCGGGTGGGTCTCGCACGAGACGATGGCGTATCCGGACCTCTCGGGTCGGAAAAACGTGGAGCTCGCGGCGCGCCTCGTCGGGCTCGACGCGGGCGAGGCGTGGACGCGGGCGGCCTCGCGCTTCGAGCTCGGGGCGTTCGCGGAGCGGCCGGTGCGCACCTACTCGCGGGGGCAGCGGCAACGCATCGCGCTCGCGCGGGCGCTCACGCACGAGCCCTCGCTCGTCTTGCTCGACGAACCCACGACGGGCCTCGACAAGGCGGGCGTCTCGCGCCTGCTCGCGGTGGTGGACGAGGAGGTCGCGCGGGGCGCGGCCGTGGTGGTCGTCTCGCACGAGCCGGAGCTCTTCCGCGAGCGGGCCGGCGCGCGCCTCGTGCTCGACCGGGGCCGGGTGGTCTCCTCCGTGACCAGCGCCGCGCGCGCCTGA
- the recF gene encoding DNA replication/repair protein RecF (All proteins in this family for which functions are known are DNA-binding proteins that assist the filamentation of RecA onto DNA for the initiation of recombination or recombinational repair.) has protein sequence MNRLELERLSIRGLRVLERVDMEPAPRLNVIWGNNGHGKTSVLEAIYFVATSKSFRTSRIGELVRHGEAAASVKARFVERDGALPALPREQTAAVQGKSVVVRIDGNRPRALVEYATRSPVVVFHPEELTLSSGPAQGRRTLLDRLALFTRPESAEARARYTHALRARHELLRRAAESPRDDTRELDAFEALCAEHGAALTRARAAAAEALVVELQGAFTQIAAPDLALEARYVPGGSADVETAREELARGRKRDAFRASAGFGPHRDELELLLDGHPARVVASQGQHRALTLALKAAETATIAKERGIEPLLLLDDVSSELDPERTGALFSFLALHRGQIFLTTTRPELIRAEDISAEGRRDFRVFRGELDEGAG, from the coding sequence ATGAATCGCCTCGAGCTCGAACGGCTGAGCATCCGTGGCCTGCGTGTCCTCGAACGCGTGGACATGGAGCCTGCGCCGCGGCTCAACGTGATCTGGGGCAACAACGGGCACGGCAAGACGAGCGTGCTCGAGGCGATCTATTTCGTCGCGACCTCGAAGAGCTTCCGCACCTCGCGCATCGGCGAGCTCGTGCGGCACGGCGAGGCGGCGGCGAGCGTGAAGGCGCGCTTCGTCGAGCGCGACGGCGCGTTGCCGGCGCTGCCGCGCGAGCAGACGGCCGCCGTGCAGGGCAAGAGCGTCGTCGTGCGTATCGATGGCAATCGGCCACGCGCGCTCGTCGAGTACGCGACGCGTTCGCCCGTCGTCGTGTTTCACCCCGAAGAGCTCACGCTGTCGAGCGGGCCCGCGCAGGGGCGGCGCACGCTGCTCGACCGGCTCGCGCTCTTCACGCGACCCGAGAGCGCCGAGGCGCGGGCGAGGTATACCCATGCGCTCCGGGCGCGGCACGAGCTCTTGCGTCGCGCTGCGGAGTCGCCGCGCGACGATACGCGTGAGCTCGACGCGTTCGAGGCGCTTTGCGCCGAGCATGGCGCGGCCCTCACGCGGGCGCGCGCGGCCGCGGCCGAGGCGCTCGTGGTCGAGCTGCAGGGCGCCTTCACGCAGATCGCAGCGCCCGACCTCGCGCTCGAGGCGCGGTATGTGCCGGGAGGCTCGGCCGACGTGGAGACCGCGCGCGAGGAGCTCGCGCGGGGTCGCAAGCGGGATGCGTTTCGCGCGTCGGCGGGGTTTGGCCCGCATCGCGACGAGCTCGAGCTCTTGCTCGACGGGCACCCGGCGCGGGTCGTGGCTTCGCAGGGGCAACATCGCGCGCTCACGCTGGCGCTCAAGGCGGCCGAGACGGCGACGATCGCCAAGGAGCGGGGGATCGAGCCCTTGCTCTTGCTCGACGACGTCTCGAGCGAGCTCGACCCGGAGCGAACGGGCGCGCTCTTTTCATTCCTCGCGCTCCATCGTGGTCAGATTTTCCTGACGACCACGCGGCCCGAGCTCATCCGCGCCGAGGACATATCGGCCGAGGGGCGGCGTGACTTCCGGGTCTTTCGCGGCGAGCTCGACGAGGGCGCGGGCTGA
- the aroC gene encoding chorismate synthase: protein MARLRWMTAGESHGPSLTAIVEGIPAGLPLLSEDINHDLARRQRGYGRGGRMKIETDRAELTGGVRGGETLGGPIALRINNSDHANWQGRMGPDPFPAPPEALTRPRPGHADLAGGLKYDRKDLRDILERASARETASRVAVGAVCRKLLSLLGIDIFAHVVSIGPITATLPDLPLPDLRARARASDLACVDPAAEAAMRTAIHEASHAGDTLGGVFEVIATGLPPGLGSHVQWDRKLDGRLAQALMSIHAIKGVELGLGFTAATLRGSQVHDPITYDPAHHFDRPTNRAGGLEGGITNGMPLLCRAAMKPIATLKKALPSVDVHTKEPFDAAHERSDICAVSAASVVGEAMVAITLADALLEKFGGDSLGELRRNLETYRAQLAAY, encoded by the coding sequence ATGGCGCGACTTCGTTGGATGACGGCGGGTGAATCTCACGGACCTTCCCTCACGGCCATCGTCGAGGGCATCCCGGCGGGTTTGCCCCTCCTCTCGGAGGACATCAACCACGACCTCGCCCGGCGTCAGCGCGGCTACGGCCGTGGCGGCCGCATGAAAATCGAGACCGACCGGGCCGAGCTCACCGGCGGCGTCCGGGGTGGCGAGACCCTCGGCGGGCCCATCGCCCTGCGCATCAACAACAGCGACCACGCCAACTGGCAGGGCCGCATGGGCCCCGACCCCTTCCCTGCGCCGCCCGAGGCCCTCACCCGCCCCCGCCCCGGCCACGCCGACCTCGCCGGCGGCCTCAAGTACGACCGCAAAGACCTGCGCGACATCCTCGAACGCGCCAGCGCCCGCGAGACCGCCTCCCGCGTCGCCGTCGGCGCCGTCTGCCGCAAGCTCCTCTCCCTCCTCGGGATCGACATCTTCGCCCACGTCGTCTCCATCGGCCCCATCACCGCCACCCTCCCCGACCTCCCCCTCCCCGACCTCCGCGCCCGCGCCCGCGCCTCCGACCTCGCCTGCGTCGACCCTGCGGCCGAGGCCGCCATGCGCACGGCCATCCACGAGGCCTCGCATGCCGGCGACACCTTGGGCGGCGTCTTCGAGGTCATCGCCACCGGCCTCCCGCCTGGCCTTGGCAGCCATGTCCAGTGGGACCGCAAGCTCGACGGCCGCCTGGCCCAGGCCCTCATGAGCATCCACGCCATCAAGGGCGTCGAGCTTGGCCTTGGCTTCACCGCGGCCACCCTGCGCGGCTCCCAGGTCCACGACCCCATCACCTACGACCCTGCCCACCACTTCGACCGCCCCACCAACCGCGCCGGCGGCCTCGAAGGTGGCATCACCAACGGCATGCCCCTCCTCTGCCGTGCCGCCATGAAGCCCATCGCCACCCTCAAGAAGGCCCTCCCCTCCGTCGACGTCCACACGAAAGAGCCCTTCGACGCCGCCCACGAGCGCAGCGACATCTGCGCCGTCTCCGCCGCCTCCGTCGTGGGCGAAGCCATGGTCGCCATCACCCTCGCCGATGCCCTCCTCGAGAAGTTCGGCGGCGACAGCCTCGGCGAGCTCCGGCGCAACCTGGAGACCTACCGCGCCCAGCTCGCCGCCTACTGA